The genomic window CCTGGCTTGTACTGGTGGAAAGCCGAGAACGCCTTGGTGTAGGCCTCCTGGACCAGGTCCTCCGCATCCGAAGGGTTTCGTGCCATCCTCATGGCAGCCGAATACAACTGGTCCACATACTGCATGGCGTCACGCTCGAAGCGCTCCCGCCGTTGCTCGGAAGTCTCCGAAGCGACGTCGACGTCGGGTGCGGCCGCTGCGTCTTCCGCGCCGGCCGCCTGGTACATGGCCGCTGCGGCCGGTTCCGTGGTGCTCATCGTTGCCAAGTCTACTGTCAGCTGCGGGGAATCCGGCTGTGGGCCGTACCCGTGCTCCGGTAGAACCACACGGTCCTTAACCAAAGTCAAAAAATCAACTCCGTTCACCAAGGCGGCAACACCTTGCCGCAGTCCGGTCTCCACCGCACCATTAGTTCACAACGGCCGCCGCTGGGTAAATATTCCGCAAAGGTGCAAGACTAGAGCGGACTGCACCCCTTGAACACAACACTCATTGAAATAGTGTGGCAAGCCATCCAGGAGGCAAGACATGTCTGTTATCCGTTTTCTCGCGCGGCCGATGCTCGCGTCCAGCTTCGTCGTAGCAGGTCTGGACAAGCTCAGGAACGCGGACGACACCGCCAAGCAGCTCTCGCCCGTTCTTCGGCGGGCCTCGGAGTCCCTGCCTTTCAAAGCGGACGAAAAAACCCTTGCACGCCTCATCGGCGGTGCCCAGCTGGGAGCAGGAGCGCTGCTCGGTTTGGGTAAACTCTCCCGTTTCGCCGCCACAGTGCTGGCAGTAACCTCGGCGCTGAACTCTTATGTGGAATGGCGTTCAGCGGACATCAGCAGCAAGGAAGGCCGCAGCGCCCGCAAGGCCCAGCTGCTGAAGAACATCTCCCTCACTGGTGGCGTGCTGCTGGCCGCGGTTGATACCGACGGACGACCCAGCATCGCCTGGCGGGCGGAGCACCTGGCCGCCGATGCCAAAAAGGTGACGGGCAAGCAGATCAAACGCGCGGACAAAGCAGTACGCAAGGCCGTAGACAACGCAGTTGGAGCATAAGGAAGCATGACAGGTACCACCGCCGCACACACCGGACCTACCAAAGCCGACGGGTTGCCACTCTGGCCGGCCCCCTTCGCAAGGGGCCCCGTGGACGCCACGGTGACGGTACCTGGTTCAAAGTCGCTGACCAACAGATTCCTGGTGCTGGCGGCTTTGGCGGACGGTCCATCGCGCCTCCGTGCTCCGCTGCACTCCCGTGACTCAGCCCTGATGATCCAGGCACTGCGGCAATTGGGGGCCACCGTCACCGAAGTGTCCGGCGATGGCCACTACGGACCGGATCTTGAAATCACCCCGATGCAGCCTGCTGCCGTCATTGCAGGTAGTGCTGAAACAGCCATCGACTGCGGCCTTGCAGGTACCGTCATGCGGTTCGTACCGCCGCTGGCCGCCTTGCGCGCCGGAGCTACCGTCTTCGACGGCGACCCCCACGCCCGCAACAGGCCCATGGGAACCATCATTGAGGCCCTGATTGCCCTCGGTGTCCCTGTTGCAGCAGAGGGCGGCAGGACGCCGTCGGCTCTTCCCTTCACCGTGGAAGGCACCGGCGAAGTCCGGGGCGGCCATTTGGTGATCGATGCCAGTGCGTCCTCGCAGTTTGTCTCCGCACTGCTGCTGGTGGGGGCGCGGTTCACCGAAGGACTCCACCTGGAACACGTCGGCAAGCCCGTGCCCAGCCTGGACCACATCACCATGACCGTGGAAGTCCTCCGCAGCGTTGGTGTCAGCGTTGATGACTCCGTGCCCAACCATTGGAGGGTGTCCCCCGGCCCCATCCGGGCGTTCGACCAGAGGATCGAGCAGGACCTCTCCAACGCCGGGCCCTTCCTGGCCGCGGCACTGGCAACGCGGGGCACTGTCCGCATCCCCAATTGGCCGGCCGGAACCACCCAGGTCGGCGATATGTGGCGGTCCATCCTCACTGCCATGGGAGCCACCGTCACGCTGGAAAACGGGACTCTTACGGTGACGGGCGGCCCGGTGGTCAAGGGCTCGGAATTCGACGAAACCAGTGAACTCGCGCCCACGGTGGCGGCCTTGTGCGCACTGGCCGATGGCCCCTCGCGGCTGACCGGAATTGCCCATCTCCGTGGCCACGAAACAGACCGGCTCGCAGCACTGGTCAACGAAATCAACGCCTTGGGCGGCGACGCAGAAGAGACCGCCGATGGCCTCATCATCCGACCAGCCACACTGCACGCCGGGGTCGTCCACAGCTACGCTGACCACCGCATGGCCACGGCAGGAGCCATCTTGGGCCTCGCCGTCGAGGGCGTCCAGGTCGAAGACATCGCCACGACGTCCAAGACCATGCCGGAGTTTCCTGAAATGTGGGCCCGAATGGTGGGAACCATCTCCGGCACCACGGTGGAGAACAACTGACCATGGGCCGTGATGCACGCTCCTGGGATGAGTCCGACGTCCGGATCCGACCCAACAAAAAAGGGTCCAGGCCAAGGACCAAGGACAGGCCCAGCTACGATGACGCGGTTATTGGCCGGATCATCACCGTTGACCGTGGGCGCTACAGGGCGATTGTGGACGAGGATTCCGCGAACGCCCGCGTCGTTATCGCTGCCCGTGCCCGCGAATTGCGGCGGAACCCGGTAGTACCCGGGGACTTCGTGGCCTTGGTGGGCGACGTCTCCGGATCGCCGGACACCCTGGCGAGGCTGGTCAGGGTGGAAGAACGGCGGACCCTCCTGCGCCGCAGTGCCGACGATACCGACCCGATCGAACGGGTAGTGGTGGCCAATGCCGATCAGTTGGTCATTGTGGTGGCGGCCGCCAACCCCGAACCGCGCACCGGGTTCATTGATCGCGCCCTGGTGGCAGCCTATGACGCCGGCATTGAGCCGTTGCTTCTTATCACCAAGGCGGATGTCAAGGATCCAGCGGAACTGCTCGCCAACTACCTCAGCCTGGACTTCCCGGTGATCATCAGCCGCACCGCCGACTCCGAAGCAGGCGGCATCGACGCCCGATCCGACGACGGCCTCTCAGCCCGCCTGGACAGGGATGCCGTAGCCCAGCTGCGCTCCCACCTCGGCGGAAAAGTCACCGTGATGCTCGGCCATTCAGGCGTCGGCAAGTCCACCATGGTCAATGCCCTGACGGGGGCAGAGCGGGCAACCGGCGGCGTTAATGCCGTCACAGGCCGTGGCCGGCATACTTCCTCCTCCGCGTTGGCCCTGAAACTTTCCGACGCCCCGGCCGGCAGTTGGATCATCGACACTCCCGGCATCAGGTCCTTCGGCCTTGCCCACGTGGATCCGGACCGGATTCTGCATTCCTTCCCGGATCTCGAGCCTGGAACCGAGGCTTGCGAACGGGGCTGCAAGCACGATGCCACCGCCATCAACTGTGGACTGGATTCATGGGTGAACGAGGGCCATGCCGGACCGTCGGGTGTGGCGCGGTTGGCTTCGCTGCGCCGGCTGCTGGGTGCGGACCCACGGTTGGAAGCAAAAGAGACCAAGGAACTGGGCACCGTCAACTGATCGTTTGGGGCTTCACCTCCCCCCTGCAACGAGTGTTTCAGGATAGTTTGGTGGCATGACCCATCCCGTTTCCACCTACAACGATGACCTGCGCCTTGCCCACGTCCTCGCTGATTCCGTCGACGCCCAAACCATGGATCGCTTCAAGGCTTTGGACCTCAAGATCGAAACCAAGCCCGACCTCACCCCTGTCACTGACGCTGACAAAGCGGCCGAGGAAGCCATCCGGGGTCAACTCTCGCGTTCGCGTCCCCGCGATGCAGTCCTGGGTGAGGAATTTGGCAGCAGCGGACATGGCTCGCGCCGTTGGATCATTGATCCCATCGATGGCACCAAGAACTTTGTCCGGGGTGTACCGGTGTGGGCTACGTTGATCGCGTTGGTTGATGAGGGAGAACCGGTAGTGGGTGTTGTCAGCGCCCCCGCCTTGGGCAAGCGCTGGTGGGCCGCCAAGGACATGGGTGCCTACATGGGCCGGTCCCTGGCTGCGGCCACGCGGTTGAAGGTCTCCAA from Arthrobacter sp. StoSoilB20 includes these protein-coding regions:
- a CDS encoding DoxX family membrane protein; this translates as MSVIRFLARPMLASSFVVAGLDKLRNADDTAKQLSPVLRRASESLPFKADEKTLARLIGGAQLGAGALLGLGKLSRFAATVLAVTSALNSYVEWRSADISSKEGRSARKAQLLKNISLTGGVLLAAVDTDGRPSIAWRAEHLAADAKKVTGKQIKRADKAVRKAVDNAVGA
- the aroA gene encoding 3-phosphoshikimate 1-carboxyvinyltransferase — protein: MTGTTAAHTGPTKADGLPLWPAPFARGPVDATVTVPGSKSLTNRFLVLAALADGPSRLRAPLHSRDSALMIQALRQLGATVTEVSGDGHYGPDLEITPMQPAAVIAGSAETAIDCGLAGTVMRFVPPLAALRAGATVFDGDPHARNRPMGTIIEALIALGVPVAAEGGRTPSALPFTVEGTGEVRGGHLVIDASASSQFVSALLLVGARFTEGLHLEHVGKPVPSLDHITMTVEVLRSVGVSVDDSVPNHWRVSPGPIRAFDQRIEQDLSNAGPFLAAALATRGTVRIPNWPAGTTQVGDMWRSILTAMGATVTLENGTLTVTGGPVVKGSEFDETSELAPTVAALCALADGPSRLTGIAHLRGHETDRLAALVNEINALGGDAEETADGLIIRPATLHAGVVHSYADHRMATAGAILGLAVEGVQVEDIATTSKTMPEFPEMWARMVGTISGTTVENN
- a CDS encoding ribosome small subunit-dependent GTPase A — its product is MGRDARSWDESDVRIRPNKKGSRPRTKDRPSYDDAVIGRIITVDRGRYRAIVDEDSANARVVIAARARELRRNPVVPGDFVALVGDVSGSPDTLARLVRVEERRTLLRRSADDTDPIERVVVANADQLVIVVAAANPEPRTGFIDRALVAAYDAGIEPLLLITKADVKDPAELLANYLSLDFPVIISRTADSEAGGIDARSDDGLSARLDRDAVAQLRSHLGGKVTVMLGHSGVGKSTMVNALTGAERATGGVNAVTGRGRHTSSSALALKLSDAPAGSWIIDTPGIRSFGLAHVDPDRILHSFPDLEPGTEACERGCKHDATAINCGLDSWVNEGHAGPSGVARLASLRRLLGADPRLEAKETKELGTVN
- the hisN gene encoding histidinol-phosphatase; the protein is MTHPVSTYNDDLRLAHVLADSVDAQTMDRFKALDLKIETKPDLTPVTDADKAAEEAIRGQLSRSRPRDAVLGEEFGSSGHGSRRWIIDPIDGTKNFVRGVPVWATLIALVDEGEPVVGVVSAPALGKRWWAAKDMGAYMGRSLAAATRLKVSNVTQLSDASLSYSSLSGWKERGNLDEFLGLTEDVWRTRAYGDFWSYCLVAEGAVDIACEPELNLYDMAALVPIVTEAGGRFTSLEGEDGPFGGNALATNSILHSEVLKRLNPGLDDLL